From Anaerolineales bacterium, a single genomic window includes:
- a CDS encoding quinate 5-dehydrogenase, translating into MKRAVSISIGSSKRDKAVEIDLLGEKVSIERIGTDGSMEKAAQIYRELDGKVDAFGVGGTDLGLTVGRRYYPLYSIQPMVRFIKQTPFVDGGGLRTCLESQIGQFLEDNLGSYIKEKKAMVTVGVDRWDVATSFVAAGYDCVFGDLMFALGVPIPLHKLSQLKTLAALMLPIFGRLPFELVYPTGEKQEVRTPKFEKYYQWATVIAGDCHYVKGHMPDRLEGKVIATNTTTPEDVALFRQVGIKYLVTSTPVLDGRSFGTNMMEAAMIAVAGKGRKLTGDELREMLGQLGFQPQLQELN; encoded by the coding sequence ATGAAACGTGCAGTCAGCATCAGTATCGGTTCTTCGAAGCGTGACAAAGCAGTGGAAATTGACCTGCTGGGTGAAAAGGTGAGCATTGAACGCATTGGAACCGATGGATCGATGGAAAAAGCTGCCCAAATATACCGTGAGCTGGATGGAAAAGTGGATGCCTTCGGTGTGGGTGGCACCGACCTGGGTTTGACGGTTGGAAGGCGCTATTACCCCCTGTATTCTATTCAACCGATGGTCCGTTTCATAAAACAGACCCCCTTTGTAGACGGTGGGGGCTTGCGCACGTGCCTGGAAAGCCAAATCGGGCAATTTCTGGAGGATAACCTGGGAAGCTACATCAAGGAAAAAAAGGCCATGGTCACGGTCGGTGTGGACCGGTGGGATGTAGCTACATCCTTTGTTGCTGCGGGGTATGATTGCGTTTTCGGTGACCTGATGTTTGCCCTGGGGGTACCAATCCCCCTGCATAAGCTCAGCCAGCTTAAAACGTTAGCAGCCCTGATGCTACCGATCTTCGGCAGGCTGCCATTTGAGTTGGTCTACCCGACGGGAGAGAAACAGGAAGTACGCACCCCGAAATTTGAGAAATATTACCAATGGGCGACGGTGATCGCTGGGGATTGCCACTATGTGAAAGGCCACATGCCCGATCGGCTGGAGGGCAAAGTGATCGCGACCAATACGACCACGCCCGAGGATGTGGCGCTGTTCCGGCAAGTGGGCATAAAATACCTGGTCACATCCACCCCTGTGTTGGATGGGCGATCGTTCGGCACAAATATGATGGAAGCAGCGATGATCGCCGTGGCTGGAAAAGGACGCAAGCTGACAGGCGATGAGCTACGAGAGATGCTTGGACAACTGGGATTTCAGCCTCAGCTTCAGGAATTAAATTGA
- a CDS encoding branched chain amino acid aminotransferase, translated as MALPKHAYFKGKIVPYSDAKVGVLTHALNYGTAAFGGLRAYWNDQEKQLYIFRPKDHYKRFLNSAKLLCMQLDHTPESLTQATVDLLRVDGYQQDIYIRPLAYKSDEAIGVKLHGLHEELSICAIPFDKYLDDDTNAHVTISSWRRVDDNIIPARGKISGAYANSAFIKTDAVRAGFDEALVLTQEGHISEGSAMNFFMIRDGVLVTPPVTENILEGISRRSVIELAREELNMNVVERPVDRTEVYLCDELFMTGTAAQVTAVTRVDYRPVGDGNMGPITARLYNLYQDILRGRVQKYHHWLTPVYDK; from the coding sequence GTGGCACTTCCCAAGCATGCGTACTTTAAAGGCAAAATTGTACCTTATTCTGATGCAAAAGTCGGTGTCTTAACCCATGCGTTGAATTATGGAACGGCTGCTTTTGGAGGCTTGCGTGCCTACTGGAATGACCAGGAGAAGCAGCTATACATCTTCCGTCCGAAAGATCACTACAAGCGTTTCCTCAACTCAGCCAAGCTTCTCTGTATGCAGCTTGACCATACTCCAGAAAGTCTCACCCAGGCGACTGTTGATTTACTGCGCGTAGATGGCTATCAACAGGACATCTATATCCGCCCGCTGGCATATAAGTCCGATGAAGCGATTGGGGTAAAGCTGCACGGTCTGCATGAGGAGCTTTCAATCTGTGCCATTCCATTCGATAAGTACCTCGACGATGATACCAATGCCCATGTCACGATCTCATCCTGGCGGCGTGTGGATGACAACATCATCCCAGCGCGGGGTAAGATTTCTGGTGCCTACGCCAACTCGGCTTTCATAAAAACTGATGCGGTCAGGGCAGGCTTTGACGAAGCCCTGGTGCTCACCCAGGAAGGGCATATCTCGGAAGGCAGTGCAATGAACTTCTTCATGATCCGCGATGGTGTGCTGGTCACCCCTCCGGTGACTGAAAACATTCTAGAAGGTATCAGCCGCCGCAGCGTGATCGAGCTGGCTCGCGAGGAGCTGAATATGAACGTAGTCGAACGCCCGGTGGATCGCACCGAGGTCTACCTGTGCGATGAGCTTTTCATGACCGGTACAGCTGCCCAGGTGACTGCTGTGACCAGGGTAGACTACCGCCCGGTGGGTGACGGAAATATGGGCCCGATCACGGCCAGGTTATATAACCTCTATCAGGACATCTTACGTGGCCGCGTGCAGAAATACCATCACTGGCTCACACCCGTATACGATAAATGA
- a CDS encoding YfcE family phosphodiesterase produces the protein MTTLGVLADTHIPDRVAELDGRILQTFKRVGVTAILHAGDVSVPRVLDELSQIAPVHAVRGNRDIFYLMKLPLHMQLEYEGIKIGLAHGHGSFTRYTVDKIHRSIHGRLVGRYLKRVLRAFAEMDVIVFGHLHVPCSLHLEGKLLFNPGSTCYPWPRGSTPTYGLLHLEPGKDPVGEIIELG, from the coding sequence ATGACCACGCTTGGAGTGCTGGCTGACACACACATCCCTGACCGGGTGGCTGAGCTCGATGGGCGAATCCTTCAAACCTTCAAGCGTGTGGGTGTGACGGCAATCTTGCATGCAGGTGACGTCTCAGTACCGAGAGTATTGGATGAGCTAAGCCAGATCGCACCTGTGCATGCCGTGCGCGGTAACCGGGATATTTTTTACCTGATGAAATTACCCTTACATATGCAGCTTGAGTATGAGGGAATCAAGATCGGTTTGGCCCACGGGCATGGGAGCTTCACCCGCTACACGGTGGATAAAATTCACCGCTCTATCCACGGCAGGTTGGTGGGACGCTACTTGAAGCGCGTGTTAAGGGCTTTCGCTGAGATGGATGTGATTGTCTTCGGGCATTTGCATGTGCCCTGCAGCCTGCACCTGGAGGGGAAATTATTGTTCAATCCTGGCTCCACCTGCTACCCATGGCCAAGGGGATCAACACCAACATATGGATTACTGCATCTCGAGCCGGGGAAAGACCCGGTGGGAGAGATCATTGAGCTGGGGTGA